Part of the Arthrobacter gengyunqii genome is shown below.
GATGAAGACAAACGGCGAGTCGCTGCCGGCCACCCGCAGCAGCCGGGGTGCATCAAAAAGGGCGGTGATCTGGTTACTCACCCGCTTCCCCAGAATGGTGCCGATCCGGAAGATGGTCTGCTTTAGTTCCGGATGGTCGCTGCGGACCCGGGCGAGCTCCTCTTCCACCAGCCGTTTGTGCCGGGAGTAGGCGAACTCGTCATTGCCGCGCAGCGGATGCCCTTCGGCGAGCCAGGGGGCGTTGTCAGGGTGATAACCGTAGGCCGCCCCCGAGGAGGAAATGACCACATGCTGAACCCCGGCGGAAATGCAGGCGGCCAGGACATTCCGCGACCCAACCACGTCCACCTGGAACTCCTGTTCCCTGCTGGTGTCTTTGCCCGGGTTCACGATGGCCGCCAGATGAACCACGGTGTCGATCCGGTGCGCCTGCAGCAGCCGGCCGACGTCCGGCGAGCAGACATCGGCCAGCGCGTAGTCAACGCCGTCGAGTCGGCGCTCAGCGGCGGGTTCGCGGATGTCCAGGCTCAGGACGGAGCCGATCCCGGGGTCCGCTGCCAGCCGGGCAACGACGGCGCTGCCCAGGAATCCATTGCCGCCGGTCACACACACCCGGTTCACAGTGCCGCCTCCCGGGGTTCCCCCGCGGCAGCAGCCCGCCGGGCATCCCTCCGCCGCCACCATGCGGCCAGCAGCAACCCGGCCAGGATGTCCCAGATCCCCCACCACGCTGCGACCATGGCCATGCCGCCCAACCCGGAGAAAAACGTTAGGGTCAGTCCCAGTCCCAGCCCGGTGTTGCGGGCGCCCACCTCGAAGGTGACAGCCCGCCTGCTGGCTTCATCCAGCCTGACGGCCGCAGCGCTCCAGTAGCCAACGGCCAGCGCGATGGCGTCATGGAGCAGCACCACCAGGAAGATCGTTCCCAGATGTTCTCGCAGCGGTTCCAGATTGCTGGCCGTTCCCGCGAGGATAAAGGCCAGGAGAGCTATCAGCCCGATCCGCTGCACCCAAGGCCGGAACCGGTCCGTTATCCCGGGGAAGCGGCGGGCCAATGGCATTCCCACGGCAAACGGAACTCCGATAATCAGCAGCACCTGAATCAGCATTCCGCCGCGGTCCAGCGAGAAGTCGCGCATCAGCGAGGCAGTGGACGGACTCAACGCCGCCCAGAAAGCCACATTCAGGGGCATCACGATGATGGCCACCAGGTTGGACACCGCAGTCATGGACGCCGAGAGCGCGACATCGCCGTGTGCCCGGTGGGTGAGGACGTTGGAAATTCCGCCCGGCGGACAGCAGGCCACCAGGATCATTCCAAGCGCAATGGACGCCGGGACCTGCAGGGCCAGAGCTATGCCAACCGTGACCGCCGGCAGCAGCAGATACTGTGCCGCGATGCCCAGCACCACCGCTTTCGGGCTGCGCAGCACGGTGCGGAAATCCGACGGCCGGACCTCCAGGGCGATCCCGAGGATGATGACGGCCAGGACCACGTTCAGGATCACCAGCGAGCCGGGAGAAAAGTTCAGTACGACGTCGTCAATGGGCATCAGCGCTGCACCTCCGCCATGGCGGGCACGGCGGCCCCGGCAGTTCCGGCGGGTCCGCCTGTTCCGCCAGGTTCGGTAGGTCCGCCAGGTTCGGAAAGCTGGGCCAGATGTGCTGCCAGCTCCGCCCGGTAGGCATCCTTGTTGACGTAGTAGCTCATCCGGTCCAAGCCAAGGTAGCGGTAGCCGCCGGTGACATCCGGCGAGGGTCCGCCGATGGTGTTGCCGAAAGCCTCGGCGGCAACAGGCGCGTCCCGCTGCGCAGCGAGATACGCAGCCACCAGCTCGGCCTGGCGGTACCGCCCCTCCCAACCGAGGCCGGAAGCTTCCACCATGCCCACCACCATCAGGTTCTTGGCCGCGCGGCTGAAGATGTTCAGGTAGAGATCCGGTGACGGGCCGTGCCAGCCCAGCAGCTCCGGCTTCAGGAACGGGTAGTCCAGGATGTAGCCCGTGGCACAGAGCAGCAGGTCATACTCCTCCGACCTGCCGTCCCGAAAATGCACTGTGCTGCCCTCCAGCCGGTCAATATCCGGCTTTACGGCAAGATCGCCATGACCGAGATGGTGCAGGATCAGGGAGTTGACCACCGGATGGGATTCGTAGATCCGGTAGTCCGGCTTCGGGAAGCCGAACCGGGCCGGGTCCCCGGTGAACATCCGCAGCAGCCGCTTGTCGATGAACTGCTTGAGCGGCCGGGGCAGCGGTTTGCCCTGGTTCAGCGTGTCAGTGGGCCGGCCAAAGACGTACTTCGGCACAAAGTAATAGCCGCGGCGGACGCTGATGTCCACGGCGGCGGCGTGGTGGACGGCGTCCACCGCAATGTCACAGCCGCTGTTTCCGGCGCCCACGATCAGCACGCGTTTGCCGGCAAAATCGGTGGCCTTCTTGTACTGTGCCGAGTGCCGGATTTCGCCGGCGAACTCCCCCTTGAAGGAAGGCAGGAAGGGTGTGTGCAGGGTGCCGGAGGCAACGACGACGGCGCTGAACCTCCCGCGGCCCGCTCCGTCCGGCCCTTCCCAGGCAACAGTCCATTCTCCGTCCCCGGAGGGAACCGCGCTGGTGACCCGAGTGGAAAAGCGAATGCGGCGCTGAAGGCCGAAGGTCTTCGCATATCCGCGGAAGTACTGCCGCAGATGGCTGTGGCCGGGATAGTCCGGTGTGCCGGCCGGCATGGGGTACTCGGCAAACTCGGTGGTGGATCTTGAGGAAATGAGATGTGCCGATTCGTAGACCGTGCTCGCCGGATTGTCGATGTTCCACAGTCCACCCACGTCCGTGAACTGTTCAAAGCCGATAAAGTCCAGCCCCTGGCGGGCGAGTGCCCGCATGGTGGCCAGACCGCTCGGTCCGGATCCGATGACAGCGACCGGCAGTCCGCCGCCCCCTGCTGCTGTGGAGAATTCCAATACCCGCGCCCGCTTTCGTGACCTGCATCACCTTTGATGCTGCTGGAACGCTACCGAAGTGTTCACAGCGGGTCAAACCGCCTCACCGGCCGGCGGCAGATCCCTTGACGCATGAAAAGGGCCCCGGCGTTTTGCCCGCCGGGGCCCAATCCTCACTTGGCGTCCGGAGACGCCCAGTTGCCGTCCGAAGACGCCGCGTGCTGGTTACAGCACGTCGTCGTCAACCCAGTCGAAGGTCCGCGTGACGGCCTTGGACCACAGGCGCATCTGACGCTGGCGTTCGCTGTCTTCCATCTGGGGGGTCCAGCGCTTGTCTTCGGCCCACTTGGTCTCGAGCTCGTCGGTGTCGTTCCAGTAGCCCACTGCCAGGCCTGCCGCGTAAGCAGCACCCAGGGCTGTCGTCTCCACGATCTTGGGGCGGACCACGTCCACCCCAAGGATGTCGGCCTGGAACTGCATGAGCGCCTCATTGGCCACCATGCCGCCATCCACGCGCAGTTCGGTGAGCGGAACTCCGGAGTCGGCGTTGACGGCGTCGAGCACCTCGCGCGTCTGGAAAGCCGTGGCTTCCAGGGCCGCACGGGCGATGTGGTTCTTGTTCACGAAGCGGGTCAGCCCGACAATCGCGCCGCGCGCGTCGGAACGCCAGTGCGGAGCGAAGAGCCCGGAGAAGGCCGGAACAATGTAGACGCCGCCGTTGTCGGTGACCTCGTTGGCCAGACGCTCAATCTCCGGTGCGCTCTGGATCATGCCGAGGTTGTCGCGCAGCCACTGAACCAGCGACCCGGTGACGGCGATGGAACCTTCCAGTGCGTACACCGGCTTGGAATCGCCGATCTGGTACGCAACGGTGGTGATCAGGCCGTTCTCGGAACGGACAATCTCCTCACCGGTGTTGAAGATGAGGAAGCAGCCGGTGCCGTAGGTGTTCTTGGCGGCACCCTGGCCAAAGGCGGCCTGGCCGAACGTGGCGGCCTGCTGGTCGCCGAGGATGCCGGCAACGGGCGTTTCGCGCAGCAACTGCGAGGTGTGCACCGTGCCATAGACCTCGGAGGAGGACTTGATCTCCGGCATCATCGACAGCGGAACACCGAAGTCCTTGAGGATGTCTTCGTTCCAGGTCAGGCTGTCCAGGTTCATGAACAGCGTGCGCGAGGCGTTGGTGACGTCGGTGATGTGCACGCCGCCGTCGGTTCCGCCGGTCAGGTTCCAGACAATCCAGGAGTCGGTGTTGCCGAAGAGCAGGTCGCCGGCTTCGGCACGTT
Proteins encoded:
- a CDS encoding SDR family oxidoreductase, translated to MNRVCVTGGNGFLGSAVVARLAADPGIGSVLSLDIREPAAERRLDGVDYALADVCSPDVGRLLQAHRIDTVVHLAAIVNPGKDTSREQEFQVDVVGSRNVLAACISAGVQHVVISSSGAAYGYHPDNAPWLAEGHPLRGNDEFAYSRHKRLVEEELARVRSDHPELKQTIFRIGTILGKRVSNQITALFDAPRLLRVAGSDSPFVFIWDEDVADAMVRAVLTGRSGIYNVAGDGALTVREIASLMGKRTISVPAPLLAAGLWLGHKLKLTVHGPEQLRFLRYRPVLDNTALKNEFGFTPSRTSREAFLEFRAARDAAAAEVNADEAAAGRS
- the glpK gene encoding glycerol kinase GlpK; translated protein: MPDQSYIIAIDQGTTSSRAIVFDHDGNIVSTGQKEHEQIFPRAGWVEHDPEEIWTNVREVVGTALSKANLTRHDIAAVGITNQRETAVVWDKTTGKPVYNAIVWQDTRTQPTVNELANDGGLDRYKDRVGLPLATYFSGTKIKWILDNVEGARERAEAGDLLFGNTDSWIVWNLTGGTDGGVHITDVTNASRTLFMNLDSLTWNEDILKDFGVPLSMMPEIKSSSEVYGTVHTSQLLRETPVAGILGDQQAATFGQAAFGQGAAKNTYGTGCFLIFNTGEEIVRSENGLITTVAYQIGDSKPVYALEGSIAVTGSLVQWLRDNLGMIQSAPEIERLANEVTDNGGVYIVPAFSGLFAPHWRSDARGAIVGLTRFVNKNHIARAALEATAFQTREVLDAVNADSGVPLTELRVDGGMVANEALMQFQADILGVDVVRPKIVETTALGAAYAAGLAVGYWNDTDELETKWAEDKRWTPQMEDSERQRQMRLWSKAVTRTFDWVDDDVL
- a CDS encoding bile acid:sodium symporter family protein, which codes for MPIDDVVLNFSPGSLVILNVVLAVIILGIALEVRPSDFRTVLRSPKAVVLGIAAQYLLLPAVTVGIALALQVPASIALGMILVACCPPGGISNVLTHRAHGDVALSASMTAVSNLVAIIVMPLNVAFWAALSPSTASLMRDFSLDRGGMLIQVLLIIGVPFAVGMPLARRFPGITDRFRPWVQRIGLIALLAFILAGTASNLEPLREHLGTIFLVVLLHDAIALAVGYWSAAAVRLDEASRRAVTFEVGARNTGLGLGLTLTFFSGLGGMAMVAAWWGIWDILAGLLLAAWWRRRDARRAAAAGEPREAAL
- a CDS encoding flavin-containing monooxygenase, whose protein sequence is MEFSTAAGGGGLPVAVIGSGPSGLATMRALARQGLDFIGFEQFTDVGGLWNIDNPASTVYESAHLISSRSTTEFAEYPMPAGTPDYPGHSHLRQYFRGYAKTFGLQRRIRFSTRVTSAVPSGDGEWTVAWEGPDGAGRGRFSAVVVASGTLHTPFLPSFKGEFAGEIRHSAQYKKATDFAGKRVLIVGAGNSGCDIAVDAVHHAAAVDISVRRGYYFVPKYVFGRPTDTLNQGKPLPRPLKQFIDKRLLRMFTGDPARFGFPKPDYRIYESHPVVNSLILHHLGHGDLAVKPDIDRLEGSTVHFRDGRSEEYDLLLCATGYILDYPFLKPELLGWHGPSPDLYLNIFSRAAKNLMVVGMVEASGLGWEGRYRQAELVAAYLAAQRDAPVAAEAFGNTIGGPSPDVTGGYRYLGLDRMSYYVNKDAYRAELAAHLAQLSEPGGPTEPGGTGGPAGTAGAAVPAMAEVQR